In Penicillium oxalicum strain HP7-1 chromosome VII, whole genome shotgun sequence, one DNA window encodes the following:
- a CDS encoding Mannan endo-1,6-alpha-mannosidase DCW1: MYLPVCYVMGSLISLLIARQAAAIDLNINDEQSLKEAASTTAYAMMTYYHGNETGQIPGAFPSKWWEGSALFLALLQYWHFTGDATYNGELRVGLEWQSGKNGDYMPSNYSSYLGNDDQMFWGLAAMTAAELRFEDVSGGFSWLSLAQGVFNTQIKRWDTSTCNGGMRWQIWPYQSGYTLKNSIANGGLFQLAARLARYTHDATYATWAKRIWDWSLSSPLLNNSTWNVADSTNMENNCATQGNTQWSYNYGTYMMGAAYMYNYTNGSTQWLMAVNGLMNKTFDEFFPQSNGGIFEEVTCEPSQQCNNNEVLFKGLVSSWLSFTALLVPSTYKFILPKLQTSAVAAAKSCTGHNNNTCGVRWYQSTYDGWSGMEEQISATSLFVANMIQFTGHGSGPVTAMTGGNSTSNPTAGENDTSSTTTPLSAITTVDKAGAGILTLFFTAGWFGLMGFTALG, from the exons ATGTACCTCCCTGTGTGTTATGTGATGGGGAGTTTGATATCGCTGCTTATTGCCCGACAAGCTGCAGCAATCGATTTGAATATCAATGACGAGC AATCCCTCAAAGAAGCCGCCAGCACAACGGCCTACGCTATGATGACATATTACCATGGTAACGAAACCGGCCAAATTCCAGGAGCATTCCCTTCAAAGTGGTGGGAAGGGTCAGCTCTCTTCCTAGCTTTGCTTCAGTACTGGCACTTCACTGGTGATGCCACTTACAATGGCGAGCTACGGGTCGGGTTAGAATGGCAATCTGGCAAAAATGGTGACTACATGCCGAGCAACTACAGCAGTTATTTG GGCAACGACGATCAAATGTTTTGGGGGCTGGCCGCCATGACCGCCGCTGAGCTGCGATTTGAGGATGTGTCGGGCGGGTTCTCCTGGCTCTCACTTGCCCAGGGAGTTTTTAACACGCAGATCAAACGATGGGACACCTCTACCTGCAATGGTGGGATGCGCTGGCAGATCTGGCCATATCAGTCGGGCTACACGTTGAAAAATTCCATTGCCAATGGCGGCCTCTTTCAACTTGCCGCCCGGTTGGCACGATACACTCACGACGCGACCTATGCTACATGGGCCAAGAGAATTTGGGACTGGTCGCTCAGTTCTCCACTTCTCAACAACTCGACGTGGAACGTAGCAGACTCGACAAACATGGAGAACAACTGTGCCACACAAGGAAATACGCAGTGGTCTTATAATTACGGTACTTACATGATGGGCGCCGCGTACATGTACAATTAT ACGAATGGGAGCACCCAATGGCTCATGGCCGTCAATGGACTCATGAATAAGACATTtgacgaatttttccctcAGAGCAATGGCGGCATCTTTGAAGAAGTCACTTGCGAGCCCTCGCAACAATGCAACAATAATGAGGTTCTTTTCAAGGGGCTTGTCTCTTCCTGGTTATCTTTCACTGCTCTTCTCGTCCCGTCTACTTACAAATTTATTTTACCGAAGCTTCAGACTTCTGCCGTGGCGGCAGCTAAGTCTTGCACAGGTCACAATAACAACACGTGCGGGGTTCGATGGTATCAATCTACGTACGACGGATGGAGTGGGATGGAGGAGCAAATAAGTGCCACAAGCCTTTTTGTGGCAAACATGATACAGTTCACTGGACATGGATCCGGCCCGGTGACTGCAATGACGGGCGGAAACAGTACAAGCAATCCAACGGCGGGCGAAAACGACACAAGCTCTACTACCACGCCTTTGTCGGCCATCACGACAGTAGACAAGGCTGGCGCAGGTATTCTGACACTTTTTTTCACGGCGGGCTGGTTCGGCTTAATGGGCTTTACCGCACTTGGCTGA
- a CDS encoding Endo-chitosanase, with protein sequence MRLLAVTAVVSTGLASAYDVPENLQQIYNNHKAGKCYNKLAGGFTDGIGGSTTFAYCGDIDGAIFLHSLGNGGQYDNMDVDCDGANNTGGDCANDPSGQSQTAFMDSLPQYGINDLDANVHPYVVFGNAGFDPQSFGMEPLSVMAVVCNNQLFYGVWGDTNGYDSTGEASIALAQMCFPNDGLTGDNGHGPDDVLYIGFTGQDAVPGGSADWQAGDRWSFEASIKDLGDRLVAGLQV encoded by the exons ATGAGGCTTCTAGCAGTGACTGCGGTGGTATCTACTGGCCTCGCTTCGGCCTATGATGTGCCAGAGAATCTTCAGCAGATCTACAACAACCACAAG GCTGGAAAATGCTACAACAAGCTTGCGGGCGGCTTCACAGACGGCATAGGTGGCTCCACCACCTTTGCATACTGCGGGGATATCGACGGCGCCATCTTTCTTCACAGCTTGGGCAATGGTGGACAATACGATAACATGGATGTGGACTGCGATGGAGCCAACAATACCGGTGGAGATTGTGCCAATGACCCGTCCGGACAGAGTCAGACTGCATTCATGGACTCGCTCCCTCAGTACGGGATCAATGACTTGGATGCAAATGTGCATCCATACGTCGTGTTTGGAAATGCTGGCTTTGATCCGCAATCCTTCGGCATGGAGCCGCTCAGTGTGATGGCAGTAGTTTGCAATAATCAGCTG TTTTACGGCGTTTGGGGCGATACCAACGGATACGATTCCACCGGTGAAGCCTCGATTGCACTCGCTCAAATGTGTTTCCCCAACGATGGTCTCACTGGGGACAACGGCCACGGACCCGATGACGTGCTCTACATTGGGTTTACCGGTCAAGACGCTGTTCCAGGAGGTAGTGCAGATTGGCAAGCTGGAGATCGCTGGAGTTTTGAGGCCAGTATCAAGGATCTCGGTGACCGACTTGTAGCTGGTCTCCAGGTTTGA